In Stenotrophomonas sp. 169, one DNA window encodes the following:
- a CDS encoding RDD family protein gives MSEWYYAEGQQRQGPVPDTEIRQLFQRSQITLDTLVWREGMGQWAELRSVVDELQLQSLAAVAAEPATGFDLRGDYAAIDNGTAPLPGTGPLSASPYSAPASDVGFAGAMPVHGAEVVYAGFWKRLAAYLIDYVILTASSMAIGAIVGLGIGGAASLAGGGSTTAGVMSQVIGALIGFGISLAYYAWFHASSGGATPGKMAIGIKVVRSDGDRITMARSIGRYFATLLSSLTLLIGYLLAAFTERKQALHDMICDTVVVDKWAFTDQPQRQRHELGAVTIVILIIGGILTAGVMVAMVVAIGAIAKMAG, from the coding sequence TGCCGGACACCGAAATACGCCAGTTGTTCCAGCGCAGCCAGATCACCCTGGACACGCTGGTCTGGCGCGAAGGCATGGGCCAATGGGCGGAACTGCGCAGCGTGGTCGATGAGCTGCAGCTGCAGTCACTGGCGGCCGTTGCGGCCGAACCTGCCACCGGCTTCGACCTGCGCGGCGACTACGCGGCCATCGACAACGGCACCGCGCCGCTGCCGGGCACCGGGCCGCTCAGCGCCTCGCCCTACAGCGCCCCTGCTTCGGACGTCGGCTTTGCCGGTGCGATGCCGGTACACGGCGCCGAAGTGGTCTACGCCGGCTTCTGGAAGCGCCTCGCGGCCTACCTGATCGACTATGTGATCCTGACCGCGTCTTCCATGGCGATCGGTGCCATCGTCGGCCTGGGCATCGGCGGTGCGGCCAGCCTGGCGGGCGGCGGATCGACCACTGCCGGGGTGATGAGCCAGGTGATCGGCGCGCTGATCGGCTTCGGCATCAGCCTGGCCTACTATGCGTGGTTCCACGCCTCCAGCGGCGGCGCCACGCCGGGCAAGATGGCCATCGGCATCAAGGTCGTACGCAGCGACGGCGACCGCATCACCATGGCGCGTTCGATCGGCCGCTACTTCGCGACCCTGCTGAGCAGCCTCACCCTGCTGATCGGCTACCTGCTGGCGGCGTTCACCGAGCGCAAGCAGGCCCTGCACGACATGATCTGCGACACCGTAGTCGTCGACAAATGGGCCTTCACCGACCAGCCGCAGCGCCAGCGCCACGAGCTGGGCGCGGTCACCATCGTCATCCTGATCATCGGCGGCATCCTGACCGCTGGCGTGATGGTGGCCATGGTGGTGGCCATCGGCGCGATCGCCAAAATGGCCGGTTGA
- a CDS encoding DNA topoisomerase I codes for MPKHLLIVESPAKAKTINKYLGKDFTVLASYGHVRDLIPKEGAVDPDNNFAMRYDVIEKNEKHVEAIAKAAKGADDIFLATDPDREGEAISWHIAEILRERGLVGDKPMQRVVFTEITPRAIKEAMNHPRAIAADLVDAQQARRALDYLVGFNLSPVLWRKVQRGLSAGRVQSPALRMIVEREEEIEAFIAREYWSIAAACAHPSQPFSAKLIKLDGQKFEQFTVTDGDTAEAARLRIQQAAQGSLHVTDVVSKERKRRPAPPFTTSTLQQEASRKLGFTTRKTMQVAQKLYEGVAIGDEGTVGLISYMRTDSVNLSQDALAEIRDVIARDFGIASLPDQPNTYQTKSKNAQEAHEAVRPTSALRTPAQVARYLTDDERKLYELIWKRSVACQMIPATLNTVSVDLSAGSEHVFRASGTTVVVAGFLAVYEEGKDTKSADDEDEGRKLPLMKPGDRVPLDRISADQHFTQPPPRFTEAALVKALEEYGIGRPSTYASIIQTLQFRKYVEMEGRSFRPSDVGRAVSKFLSSHFTQYVDYDFTAKLEDELDAVSRGEEDWIPLMARFWDPFNKLVQEKNESVDRAEASGARELGTDPKTGKPVSVRLGRFGPYAAIGSTAEDAEDKPKFASLRPGQSMHTIRLEDALELFLMPRALGQDKGEDVSVGIGRFGPFAKRGSVYASLKKEDDPYTIDLDRAVFLIEEKEEIARNRIIKEFDGSEIQVLNGRFGPYLSDGKMNGKIPKDREPASLTLAEAQQFMEETGKPVRKGFGKKAAKKTVKKEAAPKKVAAKKIAVKKTTKKATKKTAKKAVKKVAKKAAAKKTAG; via the coding sequence ATGCCCAAGCACCTGCTCATCGTCGAATCGCCCGCCAAGGCCAAGACGATCAACAAATACCTCGGCAAGGACTTCACCGTCCTGGCCTCGTATGGGCATGTGCGTGACCTGATACCGAAGGAAGGCGCGGTCGACCCGGACAACAACTTCGCGATGCGTTACGACGTGATCGAGAAGAACGAGAAGCATGTCGAAGCCATCGCCAAAGCCGCAAAGGGCGCCGATGACATCTTTCTGGCGACCGATCCGGATCGCGAGGGTGAAGCCATCAGCTGGCACATCGCCGAGATCCTGCGCGAACGCGGCCTGGTCGGCGACAAGCCGATGCAGCGCGTGGTCTTCACCGAGATCACCCCGCGCGCCATCAAAGAGGCGATGAACCACCCACGCGCCATCGCTGCCGACCTGGTCGATGCGCAGCAGGCCCGTCGCGCACTGGATTACCTGGTGGGCTTCAACCTGTCGCCGGTGTTGTGGCGCAAGGTGCAGCGCGGCCTGTCGGCCGGCCGCGTGCAGAGCCCCGCGCTGCGCATGATCGTGGAGCGCGAAGAAGAGATCGAAGCCTTCATCGCCCGCGAGTACTGGTCCATCGCCGCCGCGTGCGCGCACCCGTCGCAGCCCTTCAGCGCCAAGCTGATCAAGCTCGATGGGCAGAAGTTCGAGCAGTTCACCGTCACCGACGGCGACACCGCCGAGGCGGCGCGCCTGCGTATCCAGCAGGCCGCACAGGGCAGCCTGCATGTCACCGACGTGGTCAGCAAAGAGCGCAAGCGCCGCCCGGCGCCGCCGTTCACCACCTCCACCCTGCAGCAGGAAGCCTCGCGCAAACTAGGCTTCACCACGCGCAAGACCATGCAGGTCGCGCAGAAACTGTATGAAGGCGTGGCGATCGGTGACGAAGGGACGGTCGGCCTGATCTCGTACATGCGTACCGACTCGGTGAACCTGTCGCAGGACGCGCTGGCGGAAATCCGCGACGTGATCGCCCGCGACTTCGGCATCGCCTCGCTGCCGGACCAGCCCAATACCTACCAGACCAAATCCAAGAACGCCCAGGAAGCGCATGAGGCCGTACGTCCGACCTCCGCGCTGCGCACGCCGGCACAGGTGGCGCGCTACCTCACCGACGACGAGCGCAAGCTGTACGAGCTGATCTGGAAGCGGTCGGTGGCGTGCCAGATGATCCCGGCCACGCTCAACACCGTCAGCGTGGACCTGTCGGCCGGCAGCGAGCATGTGTTCCGCGCCAGCGGTACCACCGTCGTGGTGGCCGGCTTCCTGGCCGTGTACGAAGAAGGCAAGGACACCAAGAGCGCCGACGACGAGGACGAGGGCCGCAAGCTGCCGTTGATGAAGCCCGGCGACCGCGTGCCACTGGACCGCATCAGCGCCGACCAGCACTTCACCCAGCCGCCGCCGCGCTTCACCGAAGCGGCGCTGGTGAAGGCACTGGAAGAATATGGCATCGGTCGCCCGTCGACCTACGCCTCGATCATCCAGACCCTGCAGTTCCGCAAGTACGTGGAGATGGAAGGCCGCAGCTTCCGCCCGTCCGACGTGGGGCGCGCAGTGTCCAAGTTCCTGTCCAGCCACTTCACCCAGTACGTGGACTACGACTTCACCGCCAAGCTTGAAGATGAGCTTGATGCCGTGTCGCGTGGCGAGGAAGACTGGATCCCGTTGATGGCCCGCTTCTGGGACCCGTTCAACAAGCTGGTGCAGGAAAAGAACGAATCGGTGGACCGCGCCGAGGCCAGTGGCGCGCGCGAGCTCGGCACGGATCCGAAGACCGGCAAGCCGGTCAGCGTGCGTTTGGGCCGTTTCGGGCCCTACGCGGCAATCGGCAGCACCGCCGAGGACGCCGAAGACAAGCCGAAGTTCGCCTCGCTGCGTCCCGGCCAATCGATGCACACCATCCGCCTGGAAGACGCGCTGGAGCTGTTCCTGATGCCGCGTGCGCTGGGCCAGGACAAGGGCGAGGACGTCAGCGTGGGCATCGGCCGCTTCGGTCCGTTCGCCAAGCGCGGCAGCGTCTACGCCTCGCTGAAGAAAGAAGATGATCCGTACACCATCGACCTGGATCGGGCCGTCTTCCTGATTGAAGAAAAGGAAGAGATCGCGCGCAACCGGATCATCAAGGAATTCGATGGCAGTGAAATCCAGGTACTGAACGGCCGGTTCGGCCCGTACCTGAGCGATGGCAAGATGAACGGCAAGATCCCGAAGGATCGGGAGCCCGCCTCGCTGACGTTGGCCGAAGCACAGCAGTTCATGGAAGAGACCGGCAAGCCGGTGCGCAAGGGCTTCGGCAAGAAGGCGGCCAAGAAGACCGTGAAGAAGGAGGCCGCGCCCAAGAAGGTGGCCGCCAAGAAGATCGCGGTGAAGAAGACCACCAAGAAAGCCACCAAGAAGACCGCCAAGAAGGCGGTGAAAAAGGTTGCCAAAAAGGCGGCGGCGAAGAAGACCGCGGGCTGA
- a CDS encoding Sua5/YciO/YrdC/YwlC family protein has protein sequence MKELTLLTAVARLRAGGVIAYPTEAVWGLGCDPGHQMAVHALLKLKQRPVEKGMILVAADLHQLQGWARLDALPDERQREVLASWPGANTWILPAGPRAPKWVTGDHSGLAVRISAHPLVAALCRAWGGPLVSTSANLAGEPPARTRDELDPRLLSLLDGVLDGDTGGLAQPTPIRDALSGNVLRS, from the coding sequence ATGAAAGAACTCACCCTGCTGACCGCCGTTGCCCGCCTGCGTGCCGGGGGCGTGATCGCGTATCCCACTGAAGCCGTGTGGGGACTGGGCTGCGACCCGGGCCACCAGATGGCTGTGCATGCCCTGCTGAAGCTGAAACAGCGCCCGGTGGAAAAGGGGATGATCCTGGTCGCCGCCGATCTGCATCAACTGCAGGGATGGGCGCGCCTGGATGCGCTTCCCGATGAACGACAGCGCGAAGTCCTGGCCAGCTGGCCGGGCGCGAATACCTGGATACTGCCTGCCGGTCCGCGTGCGCCCAAGTGGGTGACCGGTGATCACAGCGGGTTGGCGGTGCGCATCAGCGCGCATCCGCTGGTTGCCGCATTGTGCCGCGCCTGGGGCGGGCCGCTGGTATCCACCAGCGCCAATCTGGCCGGAGAGCCACCGGCGCGCACCCGCGACGAACTGGATCCGCGCCTGCTGTCGCTGCTGGACGGCGTACTGGACGGGGATACCGGTGGACTGGCGCAGCCCACCCCCATCCGCGATGCATTGAGCGGAAACGTCCTGCGCTCATGA
- a CDS encoding DUF4124 domain-containing protein: MKLLTSVVLLMALSLTASADDAVVFRCTDAEGAVNVQDTPCPAGTAQIIQRRGASATSTASTALGDPAPVAAGVLDSDLLPTLQAAPAAGDGNDAILDSDVFRARAAAAAANTDQPPKPPLPEIYQCVGKDGNQYLHELEPAPPRCAPLALTGLGGSLAPGNAESCEVQRDTCTALVEDQRCGAWQQRLRDARGRERFVLAEGQTAATAERERLQAVLEASDCAVP; the protein is encoded by the coding sequence ATGAAACTCCTGACGTCCGTAGTGCTGTTGATGGCGCTGTCGCTCACCGCATCGGCCGACGATGCCGTGGTGTTCCGCTGCACGGACGCCGAGGGCGCAGTGAACGTGCAGGACACCCCCTGCCCCGCTGGCACCGCGCAGATCATCCAGCGTCGTGGCGCATCGGCCACGTCGACCGCCAGCACCGCGCTGGGCGACCCGGCGCCCGTGGCGGCCGGCGTGCTCGACAGCGACCTGCTGCCGACCCTGCAGGCCGCCCCCGCGGCAGGCGATGGCAACGACGCCATCCTGGACAGCGATGTGTTCCGCGCGCGCGCAGCGGCGGCAGCGGCCAACACCGACCAACCGCCGAAACCCCCGTTGCCGGAGATCTACCAGTGCGTGGGCAAGGACGGCAACCAGTACCTGCATGAGCTTGAACCTGCGCCTCCGCGCTGCGCGCCGCTGGCACTGACAGGTCTGGGCGGCAGCCTCGCGCCGGGCAATGCCGAGAGCTGCGAGGTGCAGCGGGATACCTGCACCGCCTTGGTCGAAGACCAGCGCTGTGGCGCGTGGCAACAGCGCCTGCGCGATGCGCGCGGTCGCGAGCGCTTCGTGTTGGCCGAAGGACAAACCGCCGCCACCGCCGAACGCGAACGGCTGCAGGCTGTACTTGAAGCCAGCGATTGCGCGGTGCCCTGA
- a CDS encoding SDR family oxidoreductase has product MTAQRWRLDGQTALITGASAGIGLAIARELLGFGADVMIVGRDLDMLESARDDLADEYPAQAIHALAADVSDDEDRREILDWVEDHADGLHILVNNAGGNITRPAIDYTEDEWRNIFETNLFSAFELSRYAHPLLARHAASAIVNVGSVSGLTHVRSGAVYGMTKAAMHQMTRNLAVEWAEDGIRVNAVAPWYIRTRRTSGALADPDYYEQVIDRTPMRRIGEPEEVASAVGFLCLPAASYVTGECIAVDGGFLRYGF; this is encoded by the coding sequence GTGACTGCGCAGCGTTGGCGGCTGGATGGACAGACCGCACTCATCACCGGCGCAAGCGCCGGCATCGGGCTGGCGATCGCCCGCGAACTGCTCGGCTTTGGTGCCGACGTGATGATCGTGGGGCGCGATCTAGACATGCTGGAAAGCGCGCGCGACGACCTGGCCGATGAATATCCCGCGCAGGCGATCCATGCGCTCGCTGCAGACGTATCCGATGACGAAGACCGACGCGAGATCCTCGACTGGGTGGAGGATCATGCAGACGGGTTGCATATCCTGGTCAACAACGCTGGCGGCAACATCACCCGTCCGGCGATCGACTACACCGAAGACGAGTGGCGCAACATCTTCGAGACCAATCTCTTTTCCGCGTTCGAACTGTCGCGCTACGCGCATCCGCTGCTGGCACGCCATGCCGCATCGGCCATCGTCAACGTGGGAAGCGTGTCCGGCCTGACCCATGTACGCAGTGGGGCGGTCTATGGCATGACGAAGGCGGCGATGCACCAGATGACCCGCAACTTGGCGGTGGAGTGGGCCGAAGATGGCATCCGGGTGAATGCCGTGGCGCCGTGGTACATCCGCACGCGACGCACGTCGGGTGCGCTGGCGGATCCGGATTACTACGAGCAGGTGATCGACCGCACGCCGATGCGGCGTATCGGCGAGCCGGAAGAGGTGGCGTCGGCGGTTGGATTCCTGTGCCTGCCGGCAGCCAGCTATGTCACCGGCGAATGCATCGCAGTCGACGGCGGGTTCCTGCGTTACGGGTTCTGA
- the sppA gene encoding signal peptide peptidase SppA, producing MNQTVPPLPPARRNPIAAFFVGLWDVMNFTRRLILNVLFFGLLFFILVALVVAAGMGAGASKSLQDRTTLVIAPEGRLVEQFSTDPVSRAFAKAMGDTNAEEIQLRDLIRAIDAARDDKKIERVVLELDKLQPSGFASLREVAASLQQLRASGKQIVAYSESMGQSQYLLAAQADEVYLDPMGAVLLEGLGRYRQYFRTGLQDKLGVDVHLFKVGEYKSAAEPYVLDAASPQAKEADLYWMNDVWQRYLGDIAKARRLDPAQLAAGIDTLPEGVAAAGGDLAKFALQQKLVTALKTREEFEDLMIERGVADGDADGGFRNVNLGAYLGQLDARRSPVDSRPQVAVVVAAGEISGGDLPAGRIGGESTSALLREARDDDNVKAVVLRVDSPGGEVFASEQIRREVVALQAAGKPVVVSMGDLAASGGYWISMNADRIYADASTITGSIGIFGMVPNVARALDKIGVHTDGVGTTRFAGAFDMTKPLDPAVGQVIQSVINKGYADFTGRVADARKKPVEAVDEVARGRVWSGAQAKERGLVDAFGGLKDAVADAAGRAKLGADDKYRVRYIEKAATPFAQFVSSFAGTHAGGWMLAESGVGRMVLARTMPEVNTQLRFVEDAAREQGKGTPVKALAYCFCGF from the coding sequence ATGAACCAAACCGTGCCACCGCTGCCCCCGGCGCGTCGCAATCCTATCGCCGCGTTCTTCGTCGGGCTGTGGGACGTGATGAACTTCACCCGCCGGCTGATCCTCAACGTGCTGTTCTTCGGCCTGTTGTTCTTCATTCTGGTCGCGCTGGTCGTGGCCGCCGGCATGGGTGCAGGCGCCAGCAAGTCGCTGCAGGACCGCACCACGCTGGTCATCGCGCCGGAAGGCCGCCTGGTGGAGCAGTTCAGTACCGACCCGGTCAGCCGTGCCTTCGCCAAGGCGATGGGCGATACCAATGCCGAGGAAATCCAGCTGCGCGACCTGATCCGCGCGATCGACGCGGCACGCGACGACAAGAAGATCGAGCGTGTCGTGCTGGAGCTGGACAAGCTGCAGCCGTCCGGCTTCGCGTCGCTGCGTGAAGTGGCCGCCTCGCTGCAGCAGCTGCGCGCGTCGGGCAAGCAGATCGTGGCCTACAGCGAGAGCATGGGCCAGTCGCAGTACCTGCTGGCCGCGCAGGCCGACGAGGTGTACCTCGATCCGATGGGCGCGGTGCTGCTGGAAGGCCTGGGTCGCTACCGCCAGTACTTCCGCACCGGCCTGCAGGACAAGCTGGGCGTGGATGTGCACCTGTTCAAGGTTGGCGAGTACAAGTCCGCCGCCGAGCCCTACGTGCTCGACGCCGCATCCCCGCAGGCCAAGGAAGCCGACCTGTACTGGATGAACGATGTGTGGCAGCGCTACCTCGGCGATATCGCCAAGGCCCGTCGCCTGGATCCGGCGCAGCTGGCCGCTGGCATCGATACGTTGCCGGAAGGCGTCGCCGCCGCCGGTGGTGATCTCGCCAAGTTCGCGCTCCAGCAGAAGCTGGTCACCGCGCTGAAGACGCGCGAAGAGTTCGAAGACCTGATGATCGAGCGCGGCGTTGCCGACGGCGATGCAGACGGCGGCTTCCGCAACGTCAACCTGGGCGCCTATCTGGGCCAGCTGGACGCACGCCGCAGCCCGGTGGATTCGCGTCCGCAGGTAGCGGTGGTGGTCGCGGCCGGTGAGATCAGCGGCGGCGATCTGCCGGCCGGTCGCATCGGTGGCGAATCGACCTCCGCGCTGCTGCGCGAAGCGCGCGACGACGACAACGTAAAGGCCGTGGTGCTGCGGGTGGATTCGCCGGGTGGCGAAGTGTTCGCGTCCGAGCAGATCCGTCGCGAAGTCGTCGCACTGCAGGCTGCCGGCAAGCCGGTGGTGGTGTCGATGGGCGACCTGGCGGCATCGGGCGGTTACTGGATCAGCATGAACGCTGACCGCATCTATGCCGATGCATCGACCATCACCGGCTCGATCGGCATCTTCGGCATGGTGCCGAACGTGGCCCGCGCGCTGGACAAGATCGGCGTGCACACCGATGGCGTGGGTACGACCCGCTTCGCCGGCGCGTTCGACATGACCAAGCCGCTGGATCCGGCCGTAGGCCAGGTGATCCAGTCGGTGATCAACAAGGGATATGCCGACTTCACCGGTCGTGTGGCCGATGCGCGCAAGAAGCCGGTGGAAGCCGTGGACGAAGTGGCACGTGGCCGCGTCTGGTCTGGCGCGCAGGCCAAGGAACGCGGTCTGGTCGACGCGTTTGGTGGCTTGAAGGATGCAGTGGCCGATGCGGCGGGCCGGGCCAAGCTCGGCGCCGACGACAAGTACCGCGTGCGTTACATCGAAAAGGCGGCCACGCCGTTTGCGCAGTTCGTCAGCAGCTTCGCCGGCACCCATGCCGGTGGCTGGATGCTGGCCGAATCCGGCGTGGGCCGGATGGTGCTGGCGCGCACGATGCCGGAAGTGAATACCCAGCTGCGCTTCGTCGAAGACGCCGCGCGCGAGCAGGGCAAGGGCACCCCGGTGAAGGCGCTGGCGTACTGCTTCTGCGGCTTCTGA
- a CDS encoding MATE family efflux transporter: MSIASPAPRFSQEVRATGILALPLVLGHVSTGLISFVDNVIAGHHGTHTLAAVTIGTALLWLPMLIPIGTLISLTASVSQLHGAGREREIGPLFRQALWLALGLGLIMFTFLSVVPPLLPAFGIAPEIVPGATAFLHAVRWGGPALTLYFCMRYLSEGMHWTLPTMLIGFGGLLVLAPMGYVLANGKLGFPELGAEGLGIASAVMMWLQALCFGTYLWKTKRFEHLQLFSHFEGPRWRAIWELLRTGLPIGITVLMEGGLFIVTALLIGRLGANEAAAHQIAINVAQLCFMIPMGVAEATTVRVGHSVGRGDGHGVRRAAWAGYAIILGTQTVSALALLLGHDAIVGVYTNDLAVAGLASTLLLYAAAFQFPDGIQVMSAGALRGLKDTRVPMFIAMFAYWGLGMPLGAGLGLWLGMGPQGMWIGLIVGLTAAAILMGWRLHRSGARVGQSLPA, encoded by the coding sequence ATGTCCATCGCATCCCCCGCCCCGCGCTTCAGCCAGGAAGTGCGCGCCACCGGCATCCTCGCGCTGCCGCTTGTCCTCGGCCACGTGTCTACCGGATTGATCTCGTTCGTCGACAACGTGATCGCCGGCCACCATGGCACCCATACGCTCGCTGCGGTCACCATCGGCACGGCCCTGCTGTGGCTGCCGATGCTGATCCCGATCGGAACCCTGATCTCGCTCACCGCGTCGGTTTCCCAGCTGCACGGGGCCGGCCGCGAGCGTGAGATCGGCCCGCTGTTCCGCCAGGCCCTGTGGCTGGCGCTCGGGCTGGGACTGATCATGTTCACGTTCCTCAGCGTGGTGCCGCCGCTGCTGCCGGCATTCGGCATCGCGCCGGAGATCGTGCCAGGGGCCACCGCGTTCCTGCACGCGGTGCGCTGGGGTGGCCCGGCCCTGACGCTGTACTTCTGCATGCGCTATCTCAGCGAGGGCATGCACTGGACGCTGCCGACCATGCTGATCGGCTTCGGCGGGCTGCTGGTGCTGGCCCCGATGGGCTATGTGCTGGCCAACGGCAAGCTGGGCTTCCCGGAGCTGGGCGCGGAAGGGCTGGGCATCGCCTCGGCGGTGATGATGTGGCTGCAGGCGCTCTGCTTCGGCACCTACCTGTGGAAGACCAAGCGCTTCGAGCACCTGCAGCTTTTCAGCCATTTCGAGGGCCCACGCTGGCGCGCCATCTGGGAGCTGCTGCGTACCGGCCTGCCGATCGGTATCACCGTGCTGATGGAGGGTGGACTGTTCATCGTCACCGCGCTGCTGATCGGACGACTCGGCGCCAACGAAGCGGCAGCGCACCAGATCGCCATCAACGTGGCCCAGCTGTGCTTCATGATTCCGATGGGCGTGGCCGAAGCCACCACCGTACGTGTCGGCCATTCGGTCGGGCGCGGTGACGGCCACGGCGTGCGCCGCGCGGCCTGGGCGGGCTACGCGATCATCCTGGGCACGCAGACCGTGTCCGCGTTGGCCCTGTTGCTTGGCCATGACGCCATCGTCGGTGTGTACACCAATGACCTTGCCGTCGCCGGGCTGGCGTCGACGTTGCTGCTGTACGCCGCGGCCTTCCAGTTCCCGGATGGCATCCAGGTGATGTCCGCCGGTGCGCTGCGTGGCTTGAAAGACACGCGCGTGCCGATGTTCATTGCCATGTTCGCGTACTGGGGCCTGGGCATGCCGCTCGGCGCCGGGCTTGGGTTGTGGCTGGGCATGGGCCCGCAGGGCATGTGGATCGGCCTGATTGTCGGGCTGACGGCGGCGGCCATCCTGATGGGGTGGCGCCTGCACCGCAGTGGCGCCCGGGTGGGGCAGTCGCTGCCGGCCTGA
- a CDS encoding DUF3106 domain-containing protein yields the protein MNKSVGRLLLVGMMMSTAAQAAPDRNVLPLSSSSGPAGVPVTPAPALPAWDQLSPEQKRQRRSDYAAWRSMSESERQRVRQAAGQFSALPPARQQALRDSFTAQDQAFRDGWRLGPLLGEHFGRLQGMFGYVPEDQRDATLAMLRQLTPAQVSQLTLVAQRTPPQQRDAVRSEFLAVAPAQRDAWLTRQVGR from the coding sequence ATGAATAAGTCGGTCGGGAGGCTGCTGCTGGTTGGGATGATGATGTCGACCGCAGCGCAGGCCGCGCCGGACCGCAATGTGCTGCCGCTTTCGTCATCGAGTGGCCCCGCCGGCGTCCCGGTCACGCCCGCGCCCGCGCTCCCGGCCTGGGATCAGCTCAGCCCCGAGCAGAAGCGTCAGCGTCGCAGCGACTATGCCGCGTGGCGATCAATGAGCGAATCGGAACGGCAACGCGTACGGCAGGCGGCCGGCCAGTTCTCGGCGTTGCCGCCGGCGCGCCAGCAGGCTCTGCGGGACAGCTTCACTGCACAGGACCAGGCCTTCCGCGATGGGTGGCGGCTTGGCCCCTTGCTCGGTGAGCACTTCGGTCGGCTGCAGGGCATGTTCGGGTATGTGCCGGAAGACCAGCGCGACGCGACGCTGGCCATGCTGCGGCAGCTGACTCCTGCCCAGGTGTCGCAGTTGACGCTGGTGGCACAGCGCACGCCGCCGCAACAGCGCGACGCCGTGCGCAGCGAATTCCTGGCGGTCGCACCCGCACAGCGCGACGCCTGGCTGACCCGCCAGGTAGGCCGGTAA